One Desulforhopalus sp. DNA segment encodes these proteins:
- a CDS encoding ribonuclease H-like domain-containing protein, with protein MLQHTFCHIPGVGRKIEKQLWEAGITTWDRWCNPLPVRLSALVHAEANRTLSVSETAITGDPGFFTSRLASNDVWRIFPHFREKTAYLDIETTGLEDSAEITTIALYDGREVLTFINGRNLDDFVHAVGRYQVLVTYNGKGFDIPFLERFFRIKLNQAQIDLRFVLARLGFKGGLKGCEKMLGINRGGLDGVDGYFAVLLWQRYQRCNDERALHTLLAYNIEDTVNLERLAVEAYNRNVANSPFAAELYLPFPEPPRIPYHADLECVNRIKRALAPR; from the coding sequence ATGCTGCAACACACCTTCTGCCATATTCCCGGTGTTGGCCGAAAGATCGAAAAACAGCTCTGGGAGGCGGGAATCACCACCTGGGACAGATGGTGCAATCCGCTTCCCGTCCGCCTCTCCGCTCTGGTCCATGCCGAGGCCAACCGCACCCTGAGCGTTTCGGAGACCGCGATTACAGGCGACCCCGGGTTCTTCACAAGCCGCCTCGCCAGTAATGATGTCTGGCGAATCTTCCCCCACTTCCGCGAAAAGACAGCCTACCTGGACATTGAGACCACTGGCCTCGAAGACTCAGCCGAGATCACCACTATTGCCCTGTATGACGGCAGAGAGGTGCTGACCTTTATCAATGGCCGCAATCTCGACGACTTCGTCCATGCCGTCGGCCGCTATCAGGTGCTCGTCACCTACAACGGCAAAGGCTTCGACATCCCCTTTCTTGAGAGATTCTTTCGGATAAAGCTGAACCAGGCACAGATCGATTTGCGCTTTGTTCTTGCGCGTCTTGGCTTTAAAGGTGGGCTAAAAGGATGCGAGAAGATGTTGGGCATAAACCGCGGCGGCTTGGATGGCGTTGATGGCTATTTCGCCGTCCTTCTCTGGCAACGCTACCAAAGATGTAACGATGAACGGGCCCTGCACACCCTCCTTGCCTACAATATCGAGGACACGGTCAACCTCGAACGTCTAGCGGTCGAGGCCTACAACAGGAATGTGGCCAACAGCCCCTTTGCCGCAGAACTGTATCTGCCCTTTCCGGAGCCGCCGCGCATCCCCTATCACGCCGATCTCGAGTGTGTGAATCGAATAAAACGAGCCCTTGCGCCCCGGTAA
- a CDS encoding trypsin-like peptidase domain-containing protein — MRCPKCNTEQRNMVECDACGVIFAKYKKIQERRQEEEALKALAAEKSGSGLKILQVLLLVVVVAATTYYFTSSNNAPPPPPAQPVREAAPVAVVPPPPVTPRPVAMSEPQIVEVTQTPSGGGVSQAARATVSIETPMGVGSGFFINKNYIVTNRHVVQVDEKKLAELRDRIEKDRRFFDLEQQKINVWKQDYQKMRTGPARNQLAMIIEQHEEDLRKNLPTLQEHEKKLAKIGRKLLPSDIKIILPDGSTHGSNYLLVSPTYDLALLSIYSGASTYIEKPPAGSRLKQGDKVFAIGSPVGLRHTVTAGVFSGMRKHGEKGQVYLQTDAAINPGNSGGPIVDEDGFVRGVTTLVLKGAEGIGFAIPIDKVFDEFRTTLN; from the coding sequence ATGCGTTGCCCAAAGTGCAATACCGAACAAAGAAATATGGTGGAATGCGATGCCTGTGGCGTGATTTTTGCGAAGTATAAAAAGATACAGGAACGGCGACAGGAAGAAGAGGCGCTAAAGGCCTTGGCGGCTGAAAAATCGGGGAGCGGCCTGAAAATTCTGCAAGTCCTTCTCCTGGTGGTCGTAGTTGCCGCCACCACCTATTATTTCACCAGCAGTAATAATGCTCCTCCGCCACCACCAGCCCAGCCGGTGCGGGAAGCGGCTCCCGTGGCAGTGGTTCCACCACCTCCGGTGACACCAAGGCCTGTCGCGATGTCTGAACCACAGATTGTTGAGGTAACGCAGACACCATCAGGCGGAGGTGTTTCCCAGGCGGCCAGGGCGACGGTATCGATCGAGACTCCCATGGGGGTGGGATCGGGCTTTTTTATCAACAAAAACTATATCGTCACCAACCGTCATGTCGTGCAAGTTGACGAAAAGAAGCTTGCCGAGCTACGCGACAGGATAGAAAAGGACCGGCGGTTTTTTGATCTGGAACAGCAGAAGATAAATGTCTGGAAGCAAGATTATCAGAAGATGCGGACTGGCCCTGCCCGCAACCAGCTGGCAATGATCATTGAACAACACGAAGAGGATCTGAGGAAGAATTTGCCGACGCTGCAGGAGCATGAGAAGAAACTTGCAAAAATCGGCCGGAAGCTTCTGCCCTCGGACATCAAGATCATCCTCCCCGACGGCAGCACCCATGGCTCTAATTACCTCCTGGTAAGCCCTACCTATGACCTCGCTCTGTTGTCAATCTATTCCGGTGCTAGCACGTACATAGAGAAGCCTCCGGCGGGTTCACGACTCAAGCAGGGTGATAAGGTATTCGCCATCGGCAGCCCTGTCGGCCTCAGGCACACCGTCACCGCCGGGGTATTTTCCGGCATGCGCAAGCACGGGGAAAAGGGCCAGGTTTATTTACAGACCGATGCGGCCATCAACCCTGGCAACAGTGGCGGCCCGATTGTCGATGAGGACGGCTTCGTGCGCGGCGTGACCACTTTAGTCCTCAAGGGGGCGGAAGGGATAGGTTTTGCCATCCCCATCGACAAGGTCTTTGATGAGTTTCGGACCACGCTGAATTAG
- the arfB gene encoding alternative ribosome rescue aminoacyl-tRNA hydrolase ArfB — MPLIINRKITIPDHEITLIAIRAQGAGGQNVNKVASAIHLRFDIRASSLPDEYKERLLAMNDQRLTDDGVLVIKAQQYRTQEKNRTDALERLAMIVRRATVVEKKRTPTRPSLAARIKRVDGKTRRGRIKCMRKKIDES, encoded by the coding sequence ATGCCGCTGATCATCAATCGAAAAATCACCATCCCCGACCACGAAATCACCCTTATTGCTATCCGGGCACAGGGCGCCGGAGGGCAAAATGTCAATAAGGTTGCCAGTGCCATCCACCTGCGTTTTGATATACGCGCCTCGTCACTGCCGGACGAATATAAAGAGCGGCTGCTGGCCATGAACGATCAGCGCCTAACCGACGATGGGGTCCTGGTTATTAAAGCCCAACAATACCGGACCCAGGAAAAAAACCGGACGGACGCCCTGGAACGATTAGCGATGATTGTCCGCCGTGCCACCGTCGTCGAGAAAAAGCGGACCCCCACCCGTCCCTCCCTTGCGGCCCGGATAAAACGAGTCGATGGCAAGACCAGACGAGGCAGGATCAAGTGCATGCGCAAGAAAATCGACGAATCCTGA
- a CDS encoding NAD(P)/FAD-dependent oxidoreductase, translated as MQAPTTIVIGGGAAGLLAAGRAAERGGKVILLEKMERTGRKIGISGKGRCNLGNTAPLLEFLGHFGKNGAFLRQCFQQFFTAELTAFFESRNLPLVVERGGRIFPVSGRALDVVRVCNQWLQEVGVTVRAGAAATAILVKDGRVSGVQCNGELLPCDNVILATGGKSYPRTGSSGDGYRLAEELGHRIVPVRPALVPLVCADPRLHKMAGLELRNVAVRLTIDGKRKGQDFGELSFTGFGLSGPVVLSLSGLAVDALDRGEKVTLGLDLKPALDITKLDARLQRDFASRGGEPIADILRGLLPREMIPLCMELCNLPTGQDTAHFPGKMRNRLVQWLKDFRIDISGYRSFDEAIISAGGVSLKEIDPRTMASRLVGGLYIVGELLDLQADTGGYNLQAAFSTGWLAGSSVS; from the coding sequence ATGCAAGCACCTACAACCATTGTCATCGGCGGCGGCGCCGCTGGCCTGCTGGCGGCTGGACGCGCCGCCGAACGGGGCGGGAAAGTCATCCTTCTGGAGAAGATGGAACGGACCGGCCGCAAGATCGGCATCAGCGGCAAGGGCCGGTGCAACCTTGGCAACACAGCGCCTCTCCTGGAATTTCTCGGCCATTTCGGCAAAAACGGCGCCTTCCTCCGCCAGTGCTTTCAGCAATTTTTCACTGCCGAATTGACCGCCTTTTTCGAAAGCAGGAATCTGCCTCTGGTTGTCGAACGTGGCGGCCGGATCTTTCCGGTGAGCGGCCGGGCACTCGACGTGGTCAGGGTTTGCAACCAATGGCTGCAAGAGGTGGGAGTGACCGTGCGCGCCGGAGCAGCGGCAACGGCCATCCTCGTCAAGGACGGCAGGGTCTCCGGAGTACAGTGCAATGGTGAGCTCCTGCCCTGCGACAACGTCATTCTCGCCACCGGCGGCAAATCGTATCCGCGAACCGGTTCAAGCGGTGACGGCTACCGGCTGGCGGAAGAACTCGGCCACCGCATAGTGCCGGTACGCCCAGCCCTTGTGCCGCTGGTCTGTGCCGATCCACGCCTCCACAAGATGGCCGGGCTTGAACTGCGCAACGTCGCGGTACGGCTCACCATTGACGGCAAGCGCAAAGGTCAGGATTTCGGCGAGCTGTCCTTTACCGGCTTTGGCCTCAGCGGCCCGGTGGTTCTCAGCCTGAGTGGTTTGGCCGTCGATGCCCTCGACCGGGGCGAAAAGGTCACCCTGGGCCTTGACCTGAAGCCCGCCCTCGACATCACCAAGCTTGATGCCCGGTTACAGCGCGATTTTGCCTCCCGTGGCGGTGAACCGATTGCCGACATCCTCCGCGGTCTCTTACCCCGGGAGATGATTCCCCTGTGTATGGAACTCTGCAATCTGCCGACGGGTCAGGACACTGCCCATTTCCCCGGCAAAATGCGCAACAGACTAGTGCAGTGGCTGAAGGATTTTCGCATTGACATCAGCGGCTACCGCTCTTTTGATGAGGCGATCATTAGCGCCGGCGGGGTGAGCCTGAAAGAGATCGATCCCCGCACCATGGCCTCAAGGCTGGTGGGGGGTCTGTATATCGTCGGTGAGCTCCTTGACCTCCAGGCCGATACCGGCGGCTACAATCTCCAGGCCGCCTTTTCCACCGGCTGGCTGGCAGGGTCTTCAGTATCCTGA
- a CDS encoding glycosyltransferase, whose product MRILHVANFNLRKYGADLYATDRKISAGLIGNGHFVYDFSYRDVCRNESIFRTTRLGKGQVNRKLLKACATIAPHLLLLGHSELIEAATLAEIKRRHPSMKIGLWYVDALFHRDKTTHLFERLAHIDVVFATTGGEYLREYATATTTAAFIPNIIDPAVEVHKAFLVTDYDYDFIFCGRDENDQERQDFMTTLNREASKTLRCAFRGCLGNPPVTGAAYLDFIGRSKMALNISRRNDVAMYSSDRLAQLTGNGLLTFCPRVPGMERLFRDDQIVYFDTLDDLLEKIVYYHNHDGECRTIAERGWQRAHRSFNGARVCRYMLELLFDTPFSANYEWLDEVYPRS is encoded by the coding sequence ATGCGCATCCTCCACGTAGCCAATTTCAACCTCCGCAAATACGGTGCCGACCTCTACGCCACCGACCGGAAGATTTCCGCCGGGCTGATCGGTAACGGCCATTTTGTCTACGATTTCAGCTACCGCGACGTCTGCCGCAATGAATCGATCTTTCGCACGACCAGGCTTGGCAAAGGCCAGGTGAACCGCAAGCTGCTCAAGGCCTGCGCCACTATCGCCCCCCATCTCCTGCTCCTCGGCCACTCGGAACTTATCGAGGCGGCGACCCTTGCCGAGATTAAAAGGCGCCATCCGTCGATGAAAATCGGCTTGTGGTATGTCGATGCCCTCTTCCACCGCGACAAAACCACCCACCTCTTTGAGCGGCTGGCCCATATCGACGTGGTCTTCGCCACCACCGGTGGCGAATATCTCCGGGAATACGCCACGGCAACCACTACCGCCGCCTTTATCCCCAACATCATCGACCCGGCGGTGGAAGTGCACAAGGCCTTTCTGGTCACCGATTATGACTATGATTTCATCTTCTGCGGCCGGGACGAAAACGATCAGGAACGGCAGGACTTCATGACCACCTTAAACCGCGAGGCAAGCAAAACCCTGCGCTGCGCCTTTCGCGGCTGTCTCGGCAATCCGCCGGTTACCGGCGCCGCCTATCTGGATTTTATTGGCCGGTCGAAAATGGCCCTCAACATCAGCCGCCGCAATGACGTGGCCATGTATTCTTCTGACCGCCTCGCGCAGTTGACCGGCAACGGCCTGCTCACCTTCTGCCCGCGGGTACCGGGTATGGAACGTCTGTTCCGGGATGACCAGATCGTCTACTTTGACACTCTTGACGACCTGCTGGAAAAAATTGTTTATTATCACAACCATGATGGGGAATGCCGGACGATTGCCGAGCGGGGCTGGCAACGAGCGCATCGCAGTTTCAACGGGGCACGGGTTTGCCGCTACATGCTGGAACTGCTCTTTGATACCCCTTTTTCGGCAAACTACGAATGGCTGGACGAGGTGTATCCGCGTTCCTGA
- a CDS encoding MBL fold metallo-hydrolase, protein MKVRFWGVRGSIPSPGPKTQLYGGNTACIEIRVGKEERLVIVDAGSGIRPLGNYLMANDLRKGPIEADIFLSHTHWDHIMGYPFFTPIYIPGTKLRVYGPVSFEEDPLEEVVGGQMKYRYFPVNLGELASEIEYIRLKETPAIDLGKGLVLTTKLLNHPITALGYRFNYHGKVVCTCYDTEPFRNLFITDPNHPDYDEAMAIEGEEVAVEQNLAVERFFAGADLLIHDAQYTTAEFGARVNWGHTAVEYAIAAANRAGVKKLALFHHDPDRADATLDEMAKTYCQPGKFGETEVFFAKEGMLIHL, encoded by the coding sequence ATGAAGGTACGTTTCTGGGGTGTGCGGGGGTCAATTCCAAGTCCTGGCCCGAAGACTCAGCTGTATGGCGGCAACACCGCCTGCATAGAGATTCGAGTGGGGAAGGAGGAACGGCTTGTTATCGTTGACGCCGGCTCGGGAATTCGCCCTTTGGGGAATTATCTGATGGCCAACGATCTTCGCAAAGGGCCGATCGAGGCGGATATCTTCCTTTCCCATACCCATTGGGACCACATTATGGGCTACCCGTTTTTTACCCCGATTTATATCCCCGGGACAAAACTCAGGGTGTACGGACCGGTGTCCTTTGAAGAGGATCCCCTGGAGGAAGTGGTGGGCGGGCAGATGAAGTACCGCTACTTCCCAGTCAATCTTGGTGAGCTGGCCTCAGAGATCGAATATATCCGCCTCAAGGAGACCCCTGCCATCGATCTTGGCAAGGGCCTTGTTCTTACTACCAAGCTGCTTAACCACCCCATCACCGCCCTCGGCTACCGCTTCAATTACCACGGCAAGGTCGTCTGTACCTGTTACGACACCGAGCCGTTCCGTAACCTCTTTATCACCGACCCGAACCACCCTGATTACGACGAGGCCATGGCCATTGAAGGGGAGGAGGTGGCGGTTGAACAAAATCTCGCCGTCGAACGGTTTTTCGCTGGTGCCGATCTGCTTATCCATGATGCCCAATACACCACCGCCGAGTTCGGGGCGCGCGTCAATTGGGGGCATACCGCCGTGGAGTATGCCATCGCCGCCGCCAATCGGGCCGGGGTGAAGAAACTGGCACTATTTCATCATGACCCCGACCGTGCCGATGCCACCCTCGACGAGATGGCCAAAACCTACTGTCAGCCTGGAAAATTCGGAGAAACCGAGGTGTTTTTTGCCAAAGAAGGGATGTTGATACATCTGTAG
- a CDS encoding peptidylprolyl isomerase, with amino-acid sequence MTQARRGDNVKVHYTGKLSDGTVFDTSSGREPLSFSLGSGQVIAGFDEAVLGMTIGESKVVHIPIDKAYGERKEELVMQVPIEQVPPDLQPEIGLRLEMGGMNGEIVRVVVTEISKTHITLDANPPLAGKELTFELELIDCASP; translated from the coding sequence ATGACACAGGCAAGAAGAGGCGATAACGTTAAGGTCCATTATACCGGAAAGCTGAGTGACGGTACCGTCTTTGATACTTCCAGCGGCCGCGAGCCGCTGAGTTTTTCCCTGGGTAGCGGCCAGGTCATCGCCGGTTTTGATGAGGCGGTGCTGGGAATGACGATCGGTGAGTCAAAGGTTGTCCATATCCCTATCGACAAGGCCTACGGGGAACGGAAGGAGGAACTGGTTATGCAGGTGCCGATCGAGCAGGTCCCGCCGGATCTGCAGCCGGAAATCGGTCTGCGGTTGGAGATGGGCGGCATGAACGGCGAGATCGTCCGGGTGGTGGTGACTGAGATATCCAAAACCCATATCACCCTCGATGCCAACCCGCCGCTCGCCGGCAAAGAACTTACCTTCGAACTTGAGCTGATTGACTGCGCCTCGCCCTGA
- a CDS encoding glycosyltransferase family 4 protein — protein MNILLISIDYPPVPGGISAHVHELAQAFTKAGHQVAVVTRRRGGEPAEISENGWQVYKVELRYLALFYGLQIRSFVRRLLPELQPDIIHIHGMGPLEWYNIDHIPLAYTNHTSGYLKRIKKGGWRRMAMLKRHFSKVDLFLAPSRELLHVPFPIRAPQRFIANGVDAAKFVRNPEKGAAIRRQLGIGGEDIVAIVTRRLVDKNGVIHLARATEFLGNPRLRFIVIGDGPERSAVEAEFSSHCGNRAVFLGNKRHEEIVDYYSAADFSILPSLMEATSISGLEAMAAGLPLVGTRVGGIPELIKDGVNGYLCRPADPEDLAAKITALLATDYREMGENSRKMVEEQFDWQQIAGKTLEAYRLILPGGS, from the coding sequence ATGAATATTCTTTTGATATCAATCGATTACCCGCCAGTCCCCGGCGGTATATCGGCCCATGTTCACGAACTCGCCCAGGCCTTTACCAAGGCCGGCCACCAGGTGGCGGTGGTGACCCGGCGGCGCGGTGGCGAACCGGCCGAGATCAGCGAAAACGGCTGGCAAGTATATAAAGTGGAGTTGCGATACCTGGCCCTCTTTTACGGGCTGCAAATCAGGAGTTTTGTCCGAAGGCTCCTTCCGGAATTGCAGCCGGACATCATCCATATCCACGGAATGGGACCGCTGGAATGGTACAACATCGACCACATCCCCCTGGCCTACACCAACCACACCTCGGGCTACCTGAAGCGGATTAAAAAGGGCGGATGGCGGCGGATGGCGATGCTAAAAAGGCATTTCTCCAAGGTCGATCTCTTTCTCGCCCCAAGCCGGGAACTCCTCCATGTGCCCTTCCCCATCCGGGCGCCGCAGCGCTTTATCGCCAACGGGGTGGATGCCGCGAAATTCGTCCGCAATCCTGAAAAAGGGGCGGCTATTCGCCGGCAGCTGGGTATCGGCGGAGAAGATATCGTCGCCATCGTCACCAGGCGGCTGGTGGATAAAAACGGCGTTATCCACTTGGCCAGGGCGACGGAATTTCTCGGCAACCCGCGGCTGCGCTTTATCGTTATCGGCGATGGACCGGAGCGGTCGGCGGTGGAAGCGGAATTTTCCAGCCATTGCGGCAACCGCGCCGTTTTTCTCGGCAATAAGAGGCATGAAGAAATCGTCGATTATTATAGCGCCGCCGACTTTTCCATCCTGCCGTCGCTGATGGAGGCCACCAGCATCAGCGGCCTGGAGGCGATGGCCGCCGGCCTGCCGCTGGTCGGCACCAGGGTCGGCGGCATTCCCGAGCTGATCAAAGACGGGGTGAACGGCTACCTGTGCCGACCGGCCGATCCAGAGGATCTCGCCGCCAAGATAACCGCCCTCCTGGCCACGGATTACCGGGAAATGGGTGAAAACTCACGGAAGATGGTCGAAGAACAGTTTGATTGGCAACAGATCGCCGGCAAAACCCTGGAGGCCTACCGGCTGATTCTACCGGGAGGCAGCTGA
- a CDS encoding DEAD/DEAH box helicase: MSSLCETETPSLSFTDLGITGLLLQAVGDAGYEIPTPIQREMIPHMLKGKDVVGQAQTGTGKTAAFALPLLTRLLADKARNPQILVLAPTRELAIQVAEAFEAYGKHMKDLRVLPIFGGQDYTIQLKALARGVQVVVGTPGRVMDHIRRGTLKTETIHSLILDEADEMLKMGFLEDVKWILEQLPGRQQTALFSATMPKTIREIAQKYLKDPVEITIRTKTVTAQTVNQRCLITNGLAAKLHALTRLLEAETFDGILVFVRTKIQTMEIAEQLAALGYAAAPLNGDIQQSQRLRTIDQLKAKKIDILVATDVAARGLDVERISHVINYDIPFDTEAYIHRIGRTGRAGRSGEAILFINGRERSMLKSIEQATRQKIQMVDLPSTAVINKKRIEIFKNKITAALQGDIAVYQSLVNEYLSDNQVTPEQLAAGLAFLAQGGRPLLLEEEKFVATPTPEQRYSANPRQSPRTNSRPAPRGRATNVQLPPDEGMERFRIELGNDHGIKPANIVGAIANEADLNSRHIGRISIYDTYSTVDLPVGMPDDVLRLLQKSRVGSKTLRIQRVGEATETLQSETRRQKPERFKGGATGKGRKKSPQTGTTV, from the coding sequence ATGTCTTCTCTTTGTGAAACCGAAACACCCTCGCTGTCTTTTACCGATCTGGGTATTACCGGCCTCCTTCTCCAGGCGGTAGGCGACGCCGGCTACGAGATCCCCACTCCGATCCAACGGGAAATGATCCCGCATATGTTGAAAGGAAAGGATGTCGTCGGCCAGGCCCAGACCGGCACCGGTAAAACTGCGGCCTTCGCCCTGCCTTTACTCACCCGCCTCCTGGCCGATAAAGCCAGAAACCCGCAAATCCTCGTCCTTGCCCCAACCCGCGAACTGGCCATCCAGGTGGCAGAGGCCTTCGAGGCCTACGGCAAGCACATGAAGGACCTGCGGGTTTTACCGATCTTCGGCGGCCAGGATTACACCATTCAATTAAAAGCCCTGGCCCGCGGCGTGCAGGTAGTCGTCGGCACCCCCGGCAGGGTTATGGACCATATCCGCCGGGGCACCCTCAAGACCGAGACCATTCATAGCCTGATCCTCGACGAGGCCGATGAGATGCTGAAGATGGGCTTTCTCGAAGATGTCAAATGGATCCTTGAGCAACTACCCGGCAGACAGCAGACTGCGCTGTTTTCCGCCACCATGCCGAAAACCATTCGCGAAATCGCCCAGAAATACCTGAAGGACCCGGTGGAGATCACCATCCGAACCAAGACCGTCACCGCCCAGACCGTCAATCAGCGCTGCCTCATCACCAATGGCCTTGCGGCCAAGCTGCACGCCCTCACCAGGCTTCTTGAGGCGGAGACCTTCGACGGCATACTGGTCTTCGTCCGCACCAAAATCCAGACCATGGAAATCGCCGAACAGCTGGCCGCCCTCGGTTATGCGGCGGCCCCCCTCAACGGCGACATTCAGCAAAGTCAGCGATTGCGCACCATTGATCAGCTGAAGGCGAAAAAGATCGACATCCTCGTCGCTACCGACGTTGCCGCCCGCGGCCTTGACGTCGAACGGATCAGCCATGTCATCAATTACGATATCCCCTTCGATACCGAGGCCTATATTCACCGTATCGGGAGGACAGGCCGGGCCGGGCGGAGCGGCGAAGCCATTCTCTTTATCAATGGCCGGGAGCGCTCGATGCTCAAGTCGATCGAGCAGGCAACGCGGCAGAAAATTCAAATGGTCGACCTGCCCTCAACCGCGGTTATCAACAAAAAGCGGATCGAGATCTTCAAGAACAAGATCACTGCTGCCCTACAGGGCGATATCGCCGTATACCAAAGTCTGGTAAACGAGTACCTGAGCGACAATCAGGTCACCCCCGAGCAACTGGCGGCCGGGCTCGCCTTCCTCGCCCAGGGTGGACGGCCACTGCTTCTTGAGGAAGAAAAATTCGTTGCAACACCTACCCCGGAGCAGCGCTACTCGGCAAATCCCAGACAAAGCCCCCGGACAAATAGCCGCCCCGCGCCCCGAGGCCGTGCCACCAACGTCCAGTTGCCACCGGATGAAGGCATGGAGCGGTTTCGTATTGAGCTAGGCAACGACCATGGCATAAAGCCGGCCAACATAGTCGGCGCCATCGCCAACGAGGCGGATCTCAACAGCCGTCACATCGGGCGGATCTCCATCTACGACACCTATAGCACCGTCGACCTGCCCGTTGGAATGCCGGACGATGTCTTGAGACTCCTGCAAAAGAGCCGGGTCGGCAGCAAGACCCTGAGGATCCAGAGGGTGGGCGAAGCAACCGAAACCCTCCAGTCAGAGACAAGACGCCAAAAACCTGAGCGATTTAAGGGTGGAGCTACGGGTAAGGGCCGAAAAAAATCGCCGCAGACCGGTACTACCGTCTAA
- a CDS encoding amidophosphoribosyltransferase — protein MGGLFGIVSQTDCVSELYYGTDYHSHLGTKRGGMAVRNEHGFHRAIHNIENSYFRSKFEAELTQFQGRQGIGVISDTDPQPLIIDSHLGTFGIVTVGRIKNMADLIKKAFARKRYFSSTSDGITNPTEVVAMLICQEDSFEAGIRYAQETVQGSCSLLLLTDKGIYAARDKLGRTPLVIGRRDGATAVSFETCAFPNLGFEPAYFPGPGEVLFLTADGWEQRLPPGKKMQICSFLWVYYGYPASEYESINVEAVRYKCGAALARHDDVEVDLVAGIPDSGIGHALGYANEKKIPYGRPFVKYTPTWPRSFMPQNQAMRDLVARMKLIPVRKLIEGQRLMFCDDSIVRGTQLKDNVQVLFDCGACQVHMRPACPTLIYPCEFLNFSSSRSTLDLAGRKSIKELEGVEDRDLDQYAQAGSAKNLAMIEKIRSQLRLTSLKYQSLDDLVAAIGLPKEKLCTHCWDGSSYY, from the coding sequence ATGGGCGGTCTCTTTGGAATTGTCTCGCAAACGGATTGTGTGTCGGAACTGTATTACGGCACCGACTACCACTCTCACCTGGGTACCAAGCGAGGAGGCATGGCCGTGCGCAATGAGCACGGCTTCCATCGCGCCATCCATAATATTGAAAATTCGTACTTCCGCTCCAAGTTCGAGGCCGAACTCACCCAATTTCAAGGCCGGCAGGGTATCGGCGTCATCAGCGACACCGATCCGCAGCCCCTTATCATCGACTCGCACCTTGGCACCTTCGGCATCGTCACCGTCGGCCGGATCAAGAATATGGCCGATTTGATCAAGAAGGCCTTTGCCAGAAAGCGCTATTTTTCCAGTACCAGCGACGGCATCACCAACCCGACAGAGGTGGTGGCGATGCTGATCTGCCAGGAGGACAGTTTCGAGGCGGGCATCCGCTATGCCCAGGAAACCGTTCAAGGCTCGTGCTCGCTGCTCCTTCTCACCGACAAAGGTATTTATGCGGCCCGCGATAAACTCGGGCGGACGCCTCTCGTTATCGGGCGGCGGGACGGGGCGACGGCGGTCAGCTTTGAGACCTGCGCCTTCCCCAATCTGGGGTTTGAACCGGCATACTTCCCAGGGCCCGGCGAGGTACTTTTCCTGACGGCCGACGGCTGGGAGCAGCGGCTGCCACCGGGCAAGAAGATGCAGATCTGCTCGTTCTTATGGGTATATTACGGTTATCCCGCCTCAGAATATGAAAGCATCAATGTTGAGGCGGTCCGCTATAAATGCGGTGCCGCACTTGCCCGCCACGACGATGTCGAGGTCGACCTGGTCGCCGGTATCCCCGACTCGGGCATCGGTCACGCCCTCGGGTACGCCAATGAAAAGAAAATCCCCTACGGCCGGCCATTCGTCAAATACACCCCGACCTGGCCGCGCAGCTTCATGCCCCAGAATCAAGCGATGCGCGATCTGGTGGCGAGGATGAAACTGATTCCGGTGCGCAAGCTGATCGAAGGACAGCGGCTGATGTTCTGCGACGACTCAATTGTCCGGGGCACCCAGCTGAAGGATAACGTGCAGGTCCTTTTTGATTGCGGTGCCTGCCAGGTGCACATGCGGCCGGCCTGCCCCACCTTGATCTACCCCTGCGAGTTCCTTAACTTCTCCTCGTCCAGATCGACCCTCGATCTGGCGGGGCGAAAAAGCATCAAGGAGTTGGAAGGGGTGGAAGACAGGGACCTTGACCAGTACGCCCAGGCCGGTTCGGCAAAAAACCTGGCGATGATCGAGAAAATCCGGAGCCAGCTGCGCCTGACCTCCCTCAAATATCAGAGCCTTGACGATCTGGTGGCGGCCATAGGTCTGCCGAAAGAAAAGCTCTGCACCCATTGCTGGGATGGCAGCAGCTATTATTAG